In Haloplanus rubicundus, one DNA window encodes the following:
- a CDS encoding phosphoribosylamine--glycine ligase has product MDTRRFLFVSMDAALIGDLAWQIRREGHEVKYYIEAESDREIADGFVPKTDDWRAEVEWADVIVFDDIWVGADVGTGALAKELREEGKAVVGGTPNTDRLEEDRGYAMEMLEAHGVDTIEHHVFEDFDAGIQHVQENPAPYVIKPLGEVQNVKRLLYVGNEDDGSDVVDVLRAYKKAWGHRMKGFQLQRKVEGVEIAICGFFDGERFVDQINFNFEHKKLFPGNIGPSTGEMGTSMFWGGRNRLFEETFGKLEGWLAEEGYVGSIDINCIVNESGIYPLEFTPRFGYPTIALQEESFESPTGQFFYDLAHGNDPELAVHDGYQIGVRVVLPPFPFDDEKTYDENSRNAAVVFQTESRDGGHASGASVTSPGVAPDGVHLEDTKLVDGQWRVAGESGMPLVVTGTGETMQHARAQAYGRVDDIVVPNCYYRDDIGERWIEGDGDRLLAWGYLGP; this is encoded by the coding sequence ATGGACACCCGACGATTCCTCTTCGTCTCGATGGATGCCGCGCTGATCGGCGACCTCGCGTGGCAGATCCGTCGCGAAGGTCACGAGGTGAAATACTACATCGAGGCCGAATCGGATCGGGAGATAGCCGACGGCTTCGTACCCAAGACCGACGACTGGCGCGCCGAGGTAGAGTGGGCGGACGTGATCGTCTTCGACGACATCTGGGTCGGGGCGGACGTCGGTACCGGCGCCCTGGCCAAGGAACTCCGCGAGGAAGGAAAGGCCGTCGTCGGCGGCACCCCGAACACCGACCGGCTCGAAGAGGATCGTGGCTACGCGATGGAGATGCTCGAAGCGCACGGCGTCGACACTATCGAGCACCACGTCTTCGAGGACTTCGACGCCGGCATCCAGCACGTCCAGGAGAACCCCGCACCGTACGTGATCAAGCCGCTCGGGGAGGTCCAGAACGTGAAGCGACTCCTCTACGTCGGCAACGAGGACGACGGCAGCGACGTCGTCGACGTGCTGAGAGCCTACAAGAAAGCGTGGGGCCACCGGATGAAGGGCTTCCAGCTCCAGCGGAAGGTCGAGGGCGTGGAGATCGCCATCTGCGGGTTCTTCGACGGGGAACGGTTCGTCGATCAGATCAACTTCAACTTCGAGCACAAGAAGTTGTTCCCCGGCAACATCGGCCCGTCGACGGGCGAGATGGGGACGTCGATGTTCTGGGGCGGGCGGAACAGGCTGTTCGAGGAGACGTTCGGGAAGCTCGAAGGCTGGCTCGCCGAAGAGGGCTACGTCGGGAGCATCGACATCAACTGCATCGTCAACGAGTCCGGCATCTACCCGCTTGAGTTCACGCCGCGCTTTGGCTACCCGACCATCGCGCTGCAGGAGGAATCGTTCGAGTCGCCGACCGGGCAGTTCTTCTACGACCTCGCCCACGGGAACGACCCCGAATTAGCGGTTCACGACGGCTACCAGATCGGTGTTCGCGTCGTCCTCCCACCGTTCCCGTTCGACGACGAGAAGACCTACGACGAGAACTCCCGAAACGCCGCAGTCGTCTTTCAGACCGAGAGCCGCGACGGGGGTCACGCGAGCGGAGCGAGCGTGACCTCGCCGGGGGTCGCCCCCGACGGTGTCCATCTGGAAGACACGAAACTGGTCGACGGACAGTGGCGCGTCGCCGGCGAGAGCGGCATGCCGCTCGTCGTCACCGGCACGGGCGAGACGATGCAACACGCACGAGCGCAGGCCTACGGGCGCGTGGACGACATCGTCGTCCCGAACTGCTACTACCGCGACGACATCGGGGAGCGATGGATCGAGGGCGACGGGGATCGGTTGCTCGCGTGGGGGTATCTGGGACCCTGA
- a CDS encoding sensor histidine kinase: protein MDVSAWERRLVGRAPTLLAILGVAAAAVSLAHFLYDIETLGLGPLPVLSLGLCLSLSVGLFALSRWLAVSDLSVAGTWTVVRWSLGGMVGFGALTALTIGIRLAEGRTVGGASLGLLVMATGGGIGGGVAGVYYARANHAAREADRRRDALVFLNSHLRHNVLNAAQVIQGYTTLLGERDDEPDEYLEPIERRSDTIASLIEDMRELADLFSGERTPVPTDISTLLLREVETARANHEAATFEVDVPPELYVMATGAVSAVFANLLQNAVEHHDGTAPTVTVSAERTPRTVLVHVADDGPGIRDDVKENLFDSAIESGEGRGIALVKTLMNHYGGNVSVSDNDPRGTEVVVEFRRPPPQ, encoded by the coding sequence ATGGACGTCTCGGCGTGGGAACGGCGACTCGTCGGTCGTGCTCCCACGCTGCTCGCTATCCTCGGTGTCGCCGCCGCCGCCGTTTCGCTCGCCCACTTCCTCTACGACATCGAGACGCTCGGACTGGGTCCCTTGCCCGTCCTCTCGCTCGGCCTCTGTCTCTCGCTGTCGGTCGGCCTCTTCGCGCTGAGCCGCTGGCTCGCGGTCAGCGACCTCTCGGTCGCCGGAACGTGGACCGTCGTCAGGTGGTCGCTCGGCGGGATGGTCGGATTCGGTGCCCTGACGGCCCTGACGATCGGCATCCGTCTCGCCGAGGGACGAACCGTCGGCGGGGCGTCGCTCGGTCTCCTCGTGATGGCGACGGGCGGTGGGATCGGCGGCGGCGTCGCCGGCGTCTACTACGCCCGGGCGAACCACGCGGCCCGCGAGGCCGACCGCCGCCGCGACGCCCTCGTCTTTCTGAACAGCCACCTCCGGCACAACGTCCTGAACGCGGCGCAGGTCATCCAGGGGTACACGACGCTGCTCGGCGAACGCGACGACGAACCGGACGAGTATCTCGAACCAATCGAACGCCGCAGCGACACCATCGCGTCGCTCATCGAGGACATGAGGGAACTCGCCGACCTCTTCTCCGGCGAGCGCACCCCGGTGCCGACGGACATCTCGACGCTGCTCCTTCGCGAAGTCGAGACCGCGCGCGCGAACCACGAGGCGGCGACGTTCGAGGTGGACGTCCCCCCCGAACTGTACGTGATGGCGACCGGTGCCGTCTCGGCCGTCTTCGCCAACCTCCTGCAGAACGCCGTCGAACACCACGACGGGACGGCGCCGACCGTCACCGTCTCGGCCGAGCGAACCCCACGGACGGTGTTGGTTCACGTCGCCGACGACGGTCCCGGGATTCGGGACGACGTGAAAGAAAACCTCTTCGACTCGGCCATCGAGTCCGGTGAGGGCCGGGGTATCGCCCTCGTGAAGACGCTGATGAACCACTACGGCGGGAACGTGTCCGTCTCCGACAACGACCCCCGCGGGACGGAAGTCGTCGTCGAGTTCCGGCGGCCGCCGCCCCAGTGA
- a CDS encoding HVO_0649 family zinc finger protein produces the protein MATNSMGGSTALDRLRRRYETTEKKCPACGYVDHDANWTSRTDGRRVVYRHVCPSCGASREHTFRLR, from the coding sequence ATGGCAACGAATAGCATGGGAGGGAGCACGGCGCTCGACCGTCTCCGACGGCGGTACGAGACGACCGAGAAGAAGTGCCCGGCGTGTGGCTACGTCGACCACGACGCCAACTGGACGAGCCGAACCGACGGCCGGCGGGTCGTCTACCGGCACGTCTGCCCGTCCTGTGGCGCGAGCCGCGAGCACACGTTCCGGCTGCGCTGA
- a CDS encoding thioredoxin domain-containing protein, which translates to MPPTPTDRNRLDEEASPYLEQHADNPVNWQPWDDEALSAAREHDVPIFLSVGYAACHWCHVMESESFQDAEVATVLNERFVPIKVDREERPDVDSVYQTICQLVSGGGGWPLSVFLTPEGKPFYVGTYFPRDPQRGRPGFLQLLKDISNSWETDRGEIENRADQWTAAITDELESTPENPGDPPESDVLGTATAAAVRSADRTHGGFGSGGPKFPQPRRLDLLLRASILDDDEAAGEVAGEALDAMAAGGLYDHVGGGFHRYATDREWTVPHFEKMLYDNAELPRVYFEAAAATGNDRYARVASETVAFLERELQHPDGGFYSTLDAQSATPDSRLGEGDEPTDEEGAYYVWTPDEVRAAMGAADIDGVDAETAADLFCDRYGVTDGGNFEGRTTVLTVSASYEDLATEYDLDAETVERTLIEARTRAFDARADRPRPARDEKVLAGWNGLAISGIATGAQTLDPALVETATDALAFVRDHLWDEESERLSRRYKSGDVQVDGYLDDYAFLARGAFDCYQVTGEVEHLAFAVDLVRVVREEFWDEEAGTCYYTPASGEGLVTRPQELNDQSTPSSLGVVAALLDELDLFVPDEGFGEMTDRLLATHADRIRASPLEHASLVLAADAHTRGPVELTLAADEVPASWRETLASRPLPTGVIAPRPASDADLEPWLDALGIDEVPPIWANREAEGGEPTAYACRDFTCSPARTDLNAALDWLADR; encoded by the coding sequence ATGCCCCCGACGCCGACGGATCGAAACCGCCTCGACGAGGAGGCCAGCCCGTATCTGGAACAGCACGCGGACAACCCGGTCAACTGGCAGCCGTGGGACGACGAGGCGCTCTCCGCCGCCCGCGAACACGACGTCCCCATCTTCCTCTCCGTCGGCTACGCCGCCTGTCACTGGTGTCACGTGATGGAGTCGGAGAGCTTCCAGGACGCGGAAGTGGCGACCGTCCTCAACGAGCGGTTCGTCCCGATCAAGGTGGACCGCGAGGAGCGCCCGGACGTGGACAGCGTCTACCAGACCATCTGTCAGCTCGTCTCCGGCGGCGGCGGGTGGCCGCTCTCGGTCTTTCTCACTCCCGAGGGGAAGCCCTTCTACGTGGGGACGTACTTCCCGCGCGACCCCCAGCGGGGGCGTCCGGGTTTTCTCCAGCTATTGAAGGATATCTCGAACTCCTGGGAGACCGATCGCGGGGAGATCGAGAACCGCGCCGACCAGTGGACGGCGGCGATCACCGACGAACTCGAGTCGACGCCGGAGAACCCTGGCGACCCGCCCGAATCCGACGTGTTGGGGACGGCGACGGCGGCGGCGGTCCGGAGCGCCGACCGCACCCACGGCGGCTTCGGCTCCGGTGGCCCGAAGTTCCCCCAGCCCCGCCGCCTGGATCTGTTGCTCCGGGCGTCGATCCTCGACGACGACGAGGCGGCGGGCGAGGTGGCCGGGGAGGCCCTCGACGCCATGGCGGCTGGCGGCCTCTACGACCACGTGGGCGGCGGCTTCCACCGCTACGCCACCGACCGCGAGTGGACGGTGCCCCACTTCGAGAAGATGCTCTACGACAACGCGGAGCTACCGCGGGTCTACTTCGAGGCCGCGGCGGCGACCGGTAACGACCGATACGCCCGCGTCGCGTCCGAGACGGTCGCCTTCCTCGAACGCGAACTCCAGCATCCCGACGGCGGCTTCTACAGCACGCTCGACGCCCAGAGCGCCACGCCCGACAGCCGCCTCGGCGAGGGCGACGAGCCCACGGACGAGGAGGGCGCCTACTACGTCTGGACGCCCGACGAGGTGCGGGCGGCGATGGGGGCGGCCGATATCGACGGCGTCGACGCCGAGACGGCGGCCGACCTGTTCTGCGACCGCTACGGCGTCACCGACGGCGGCAACTTCGAGGGCAGGACGACGGTGCTCACCGTCTCCGCGAGCTACGAGGATCTGGCCACGGAGTACGACCTCGACGCCGAGACGGTCGAACGCACCCTGATCGAGGCCCGGACCCGCGCGTTCGACGCCCGGGCCGACCGTCCGCGGCCCGCCCGCGACGAGAAGGTGCTCGCGGGGTGGAACGGCCTCGCCATCTCGGGTATCGCGACCGGCGCGCAGACGCTCGATCCGGCGCTCGTCGAGACGGCGACCGACGCGCTCGCGTTCGTCCGCGATCACCTCTGGGACGAGGAATCGGAGCGGCTCTCGCGGCGGTACAAGTCCGGCGACGTGCAGGTCGACGGCTACCTCGACGACTACGCCTTCCTGGCGCGCGGCGCGTTCGACTGCTATCAGGTGACCGGCGAGGTGGAACACCTCGCCTTCGCAGTCGACCTCGTGCGCGTCGTCCGCGAGGAGTTCTGGGACGAGGAGGCGGGGACGTGCTACTACACGCCGGCGAGCGGTGAGGGGCTGGTGACCCGACCGCAGGAGCTGAACGACCAGTCGACACCGTCGAGTCTCGGCGTCGTCGCGGCGCTGCTCGACGAACTCGACCTCTTCGTCCCCGACGAGGGGTTCGGCGAGATGACCGACCGCCTGCTCGCCACGCACGCCGACCGCATCCGGGCGAGCCCGCTCGAACACGCGTCGCTCGTCCTCGCGGCGGACGCCCACACCCGCGGCCCGGTGGAACTGACGCTCGCGGCCGACGAGGTGCCCGCGTCGTGGCGGGAGACGCTCGCGTCCCGTCCGCTTCCGACGGGCGTGATCGCGCCGCGGCCGGCTTCCGACGCCGACCTGGAGCCGTGGCTCGACGCGCTCGGTATCGACGAGGTGCCGCCCATCTGGGCGAACCGGGAGGCGGAGGGGGGCGAACCCACGGCGTACGCCTGCCGCGACTTCACCTGCTCGCCGGCGCGGACCGATCTGAACGCGGCGCTCGACTGGCTCGCGGATCGATAA
- a CDS encoding phospholipase D-like domain-containing protein → MFRGNRYAAAVVATVLLSVAMPAGVTAADGDAGAEATIVAAVPNPTTDGDAGEYVVVRVPAGSTANWTLGDGERVVSLPADRPASHIAVTDDPNATRRLTDAPVVSVSHLSLSNAGERLRLRRDGAVVARLDYEDAPESERIVRTDGGTAWRPVGYRPRDVHRYGPATVTGFVLPDAPSVPVETLRGARRRIFLAGYTFTSERVADALIAAERRGVAVRVLVDADPVGGRTARGARALDRLAAAGVDVRVLGGPRARFDYHHPKYAVVDDRAVVLTENWKPAGVGGKSSRGWGVVVDARPVAADLAALFRVDAGGGDAMPWRRYRRGRTFDSGAPAEGSYPSRFEPTTETAAEVRVLTAPGNAESALAGVVDGADERVDVIQPSIGRRDGPLLRATIRAAERGVEVRVLVSGAWYVAEENAALVEWLNGVATRRDLPLTARVAEPAGRYEKIHAKGVVADGVVVVGSLNWNDNAVSENREVVLAIRSEALATYFREVFAADWQGGRGVDRATWVVVGGALAALVLALVVARKTVRFGG, encoded by the coding sequence GTGTTCCGAGGCAACCGGTACGCCGCCGCCGTCGTCGCCACCGTCCTCCTGTCGGTCGCGATGCCGGCAGGCGTGACTGCCGCCGACGGCGACGCCGGCGCCGAGGCGACCATCGTCGCCGCCGTTCCCAACCCCACCACCGACGGCGACGCCGGCGAGTACGTCGTCGTTCGCGTTCCGGCCGGGTCGACCGCCAACTGGACGCTCGGCGACGGGGAACGCGTCGTCTCCCTCCCTGCCGACCGCCCTGCGTCCCACATCGCCGTCACCGACGATCCGAACGCGACCCGGCGGCTGACCGACGCGCCCGTCGTTTCCGTCTCTCACCTCTCGCTGTCGAACGCCGGCGAGCGGCTTCGCCTCCGACGCGACGGCGCCGTCGTCGCCCGCCTCGACTACGAAGACGCCCCGGAGAGCGAGCGAATCGTCCGAACCGACGGCGGGACCGCGTGGCGACCCGTCGGCTACCGCCCGCGCGACGTGCATCGGTACGGTCCCGCGACCGTCACCGGGTTCGTCCTCCCCGACGCGCCGTCGGTCCCCGTCGAGACGCTTCGGGGCGCGCGCCGTCGGATCTTCCTCGCCGGCTACACGTTCACGAGCGAACGGGTCGCGGACGCCCTGATCGCCGCCGAGCGCCGCGGCGTCGCGGTTCGCGTCCTCGTCGACGCCGATCCGGTCGGCGGACGGACGGCCCGGGGCGCGCGGGCGCTCGACCGACTCGCCGCCGCCGGCGTCGACGTCCGGGTCCTCGGCGGCCCCCGCGCGCGGTTCGACTACCACCACCCGAAGTACGCCGTCGTCGACGACCGGGCGGTCGTGTTGACGGAAAACTGGAAGCCCGCGGGCGTCGGTGGGAAGAGTAGCCGCGGTTGGGGCGTCGTCGTCGACGCCCGCCCCGTCGCCGCCGACCTCGCCGCCCTGTTCCGCGTCGACGCCGGGGGAGGCGACGCGATGCCGTGGCGCCGGTACCGGCGCGGGCGGACGTTCGATTCCGGGGCCCCCGCCGAGGGTTCCTATCCGTCACGGTTCGAGCCGACGACCGAAACGGCCGCCGAGGTGCGGGTCCTCACCGCGCCGGGTAACGCCGAGTCGGCGCTGGCCGGGGTCGTCGACGGTGCCGACGAGCGTGTCGACGTGATCCAGCCGTCCATCGGCCGGCGTGACGGCCCGCTCCTGCGCGCGACGATCCGTGCCGCCGAACGGGGCGTCGAGGTTCGCGTGCTCGTCTCGGGGGCGTGGTACGTCGCGGAGGAAAACGCCGCCCTCGTGGAGTGGCTGAACGGCGTCGCAACGCGGCGCGACCTGCCGCTCACCGCCCGCGTCGCCGAGCCGGCGGGTCGGTACGAGAAGATTCACGCGAAAGGCGTCGTCGCCGACGGGGTCGTCGTCGTCGGGAGCCTCAACTGGAACGACAACGCCGTCTCGGAGAACCGCGAGGTGGTACTCGCGATTCGAAGCGAGGCGCTGGCGACGTACTTCCGTGAGGTGTTCGCGGCGGACTGGCAGGGCGGCCGGGGCGTCGACCGGGCGACGTGGGTAGTCGTCGGGGG
- a CDS encoding aldo/keto reductase: MRSLDDIGDTFDIGGDLTVNRLGFGAMRITGPNILGDPDDPAEANRVLARALELGVDFVDTADAYGPGTSERLLAEAGVPDDAVVATKGGLLRAPNGDWLRHGDPDYLRNAALCSLDRLGVDAIDLYQYHAPDPDVPIEESMRVLADLQDRGLVRHVGVSNVSVEQLERARDVVSVATVQNEYNVADRTHDDVLDVCEDEGIGFVPYFPLGGGDLGGKAAVLDDVAVAHDATRRQVALAWLLERSPVVLPIPGTSTVDHLEANVAAADIDLTDDEMARLS; this comes from the coding sequence ATGCGCTCCCTCGACGACATCGGCGATACGTTCGACATCGGCGGCGACCTGACCGTCAACCGCCTCGGCTTCGGTGCCATGCGAATCACCGGCCCGAACATCCTCGGCGACCCCGACGATCCGGCCGAGGCGAACCGCGTCCTCGCCCGCGCCCTCGAACTCGGCGTCGACTTCGTCGATACCGCCGACGCCTACGGGCCCGGCACCAGCGAACGCCTCCTCGCCGAGGCGGGCGTCCCCGACGACGCCGTCGTCGCCACGAAGGGCGGCCTCCTGCGCGCGCCGAACGGCGACTGGCTCCGCCACGGCGACCCCGACTACCTCCGGAACGCCGCGCTCTGTAGCCTCGACCGACTCGGCGTCGACGCCATCGACCTGTATCAGTATCACGCCCCCGACCCCGACGTGCCCATCGAGGAGTCCATGCGGGTGCTCGCCGATCTGCAGGACCGCGGCCTCGTCCGCCACGTCGGCGTCAGCAACGTCTCCGTCGAGCAACTCGAACGCGCCCGCGACGTGGTGTCCGTCGCGACGGTCCAAAACGAGTACAACGTCGCCGACCGCACCCACGACGACGTCCTCGACGTCTGCGAGGACGAGGGCATCGGTTTCGTTCCGTACTTCCCGCTCGGCGGCGGTGACCTCGGCGGGAAGGCGGCGGTCCTCGACGACGTGGCGGTAGCCCACGACGCCACGCGCCGGCAAGTGGCGCTCGCGTGGCTCCTCGAACGGTCGCCGGTCGTCCTCCCCATCCCCGGCACGTCGACTGTCGACCACCTCGAAGCCAACGTCGCCGCCGCCGACATCGACCTCACCGACGACGAGATGGCGCGGCTCTCGTAG